One window of Jannaschia sp. CCS1 genomic DNA carries:
- the fusA gene encoding elongation factor G codes for MARDYPLERYRNFGIMAHIDAGKTTCSERILYYTGKSHNIGEVHDGAATMDWMEQEQERGITITSAATTTFWERTENGTEPDSEKHRLNIIDTPGHVDFTIEVERSLAVLDGAVCVLDANAGVEPQTETVWRQADRYKVPRMVFVNKMDKIGADFFNCVRMIEDRTGARAVPVGIPIGAETELEGLIDLVTMEEWLWQGEDLGASWIKAPIRDSLNDMALEWRAKMIEAAVEMDDDAMENYLMDGAEPDVPTLRALLRKGTLAMAFVPVLGGSAFKNKGVQPLLNAVIDYLPSPLDVVDYMGFKPGDETETRNIPRRADDDMAFSGLAFKIMNDPFVGSLTFVRIYSGQLRKGDNMINSTKQNNERVGRMMMMHSNNREEIDEAFAGDIIALGGLKNTTTGDTLCDKSDPVVLETMTFPEPVIEIAVEPKTKADQEKMAMALQRLSAEDPSFRVETDIESGQTIMRGMGELHLDILVDRMKREFKVEANIGAPQVAYRETIGHEVEHTYTHKKQSGGSGQYAEVKLLITPTEPGEGYSFESKIVGGAVPKEYIPGVEKGIKSVMDSGPLAGFPVIDFKVQLLDGKFHDVDSSVLAFEIAGRMGMREGMRKAGAKLLEPIMKVEVITPEDYTGGIIGDLTSRRGQVQGQDTRGNAIAIDAFVPLANMFGYINTLRSMSSGRAQFTMQFDHYEPVPQNISDEIQAKYA; via the coding sequence ATGGCACGCGATTATCCCCTCGAGCGCTACCGGAACTTCGGAATCATGGCCCACATCGATGCGGGCAAGACCACTTGTTCGGAGCGGATTCTGTATTACACAGGCAAATCCCACAACATCGGTGAGGTGCACGATGGTGCGGCCACCATGGACTGGATGGAGCAGGAGCAGGAGCGGGGCATCACGATCACCTCGGCTGCGACGACGACCTTCTGGGAGCGGACCGAAAACGGCACGGAGCCCGATTCCGAGAAGCACCGCCTGAACATCATCGACACCCCCGGCCACGTGGACTTCACCATTGAAGTTGAACGCTCGCTGGCCGTTCTCGACGGCGCCGTTTGCGTGCTGGACGCCAATGCCGGTGTGGAGCCGCAGACTGAAACGGTGTGGCGTCAGGCCGACCGCTACAAGGTTCCGCGGATGGTGTTCGTCAACAAGATGGACAAGATCGGCGCGGACTTTTTCAACTGCGTGCGGATGATCGAAGACCGCACCGGCGCGCGTGCCGTGCCTGTTGGTATCCCAATCGGGGCCGAGACGGAGCTGGAAGGCCTGATCGACCTCGTCACCATGGAAGAGTGGTTGTGGCAGGGTGAAGATCTGGGGGCGTCCTGGATCAAGGCACCAATCCGCGACAGCCTCAATGACATGGCCCTTGAATGGCGTGCCAAGATGATTGAGGCCGCCGTCGAGATGGACGACGACGCCATGGAAAATTACCTCATGGACGGCGCCGAGCCTGACGTGCCGACCCTGCGCGCTTTGCTGCGTAAGGGTACGCTTGCCATGGCATTCGTGCCGGTCCTGGGTGGATCCGCATTCAAGAACAAAGGCGTGCAGCCACTGCTGAACGCTGTCATCGACTATCTGCCGAGCCCGCTCGACGTGGTTGATTACATGGGCTTCAAGCCGGGCGATGAAACGGAAACCCGCAACATCCCGCGCCGCGCCGATGACGATATGGCGTTCTCTGGCCTTGCGTTCAAAATCATGAACGACCCCTTCGTGGGATCCCTTACGTTTGTCCGAATCTACTCTGGTCAGCTGCGCAAGGGCGACAACATGATCAACTCGACCAAGCAGAATAACGAGCGCGTTGGCCGGATGATGATGATGCACTCCAACAACCGCGAAGAGATTGATGAAGCCTTCGCCGGTGACATCATCGCGCTGGGTGGCCTGAAGAACACCACGACCGGTGACACGCTGTGCGACAAATCCGATCCGGTGGTTCTGGAAACGATGACGTTCCCCGAGCCGGTCATCGAGATCGCGGTGGAGCCGAAGACGAAAGCGGACCAGGAGAAGATGGCGATGGCGCTTCAGCGTTTGTCGGCAGAAGACCCCTCCTTCCGCGTCGAGACGGATATCGAGTCCGGCCAGACCATCATGCGTGGCATGGGCGAACTTCACCTCGACATCCTGGTCGACCGCATGAAGCGTGAGTTCAAGGTGGAAGCCAATATCGGTGCGCCACAGGTGGCATATCGTGAGACTATCGGCCACGAGGTCGAGCATACCTATACCCACAAGAAGCAGTCGGGTGGCTCGGGTCAGTATGCCGAAGTCAAGCTGCTCATCACGCCGACGGAGCCGGGCGAAGGCTATTCGTTCGAGAGCAAGATCGTGGGCGGTGCCGTTCCGAAGGAATACATCCCCGGTGTCGAAAAGGGCATCAAATCCGTCATGGATAGCGGTCCGCTTGCGGGCTTCCCCGTGATCGACTTCAAGGTTCAGCTCCTGGACGGCAAATTCCACGATGTGGATTCCTCGGTTCTCGCGTTCGAGATCGCAGGTCGTATGGGCATGCGGGAAGGGATGCGGAAGGCCGGCGCCAAACTGCTGGAGCCGATCATGAAGGTCGAGGTGATCACGCCTGAGGATTACACCGGTGGTATCATCGGCGACCTCACGTCTCGCCGGGGTCAGGTGCAGGGTCAGGATACGCGCGGCAATGCCATCGCAATCGATGCCTTCGTGCCGCTGGCCAACATGTTCGGCTACATCAACACGTTGCGGTCCATGTCATCGGGCCGCGCGCAGTTCACGATGCAGTTCGACCACTACGAGCCCGTGCCGCAGAACATCTCGGACGAGATCCAAGCGAAATACGCATAA
- the tuf gene encoding elongation factor Tu: MAKEKFERSKPHVNIGTIGHVDHGKTTLTAAITKQFGDFQDYASIDSAPEERARGITISTAHVEYETENRHYAHVDCPGHADYVKNMITGAAQMDGAILVVNAADGPMPQTREHILLGRQVGIPYMVVYMNKVDQVDDEELLELVEMEIRELLSSYEYPGDDIPVIPGSALAALEGRDDAIGKDSIDKLMAAVDEYIPTPARAVDQPFLMPIEDVFSISGRGTVVTGRVERGVINVGDEISIVGIRDTTKTTCTGVEMFRKLLDRGEAGDNIGALLRGVDREGVERGQVLCKPGSVDPHTKFEAEAYILTKEEGGRHTPFFANYRPQFYFRTTDVTGTVNLPAGTEMVMPGDNLKFEVELIAPIAMEDGLRFAIREGGRTVGAGVVAKIIE, from the coding sequence ATGGCGAAGGAAAAGTTTGAGCGTTCTAAGCCGCATGTGAACATCGGTACGATTGGTCATGTTGACCATGGTAAGACGACGTTGACGGCGGCGATTACGAAGCAGTTTGGCGATTTTCAGGATTACGCGTCGATTGACTCGGCGCCTGAGGAGCGGGCGCGGGGGATCACGATCTCGACGGCGCACGTGGAATACGAGACGGAAAACCGTCACTATGCCCACGTCGACTGCCCTGGCCACGCGGATTATGTGAAGAACATGATCACCGGTGCGGCGCAGATGGACGGCGCGATCCTGGTGGTGAACGCGGCCGATGGCCCGATGCCCCAGACGCGCGAGCACATCCTGCTGGGTCGTCAGGTCGGCATTCCGTACATGGTTGTCTACATGAACAAGGTCGACCAGGTGGATGACGAGGAGCTGCTGGAGCTTGTCGAGATGGAAATTCGGGAATTGTTAAGCTCCTACGAGTATCCTGGCGACGATATCCCTGTGATCCCCGGTTCGGCCCTGGCCGCTCTGGAAGGTCGTGACGATGCGATCGGCAAAGACTCCATCGACAAGCTGATGGCGGCCGTGGACGAGTATATCCCGACGCCCGCGCGCGCCGTGGATCAGCCGTTCCTGATGCCGATCGAGGACGTGTTCTCGATCTCGGGTCGGGGTACGGTTGTGACCGGTCGTGTGGAGCGTGGCGTGATCAACGTGGGCGACGAGATCTCCATCGTCGGCATCCGCGACACCACGAAGACGACCTGCACGGGCGTTGAGATGTTCCGCAAGCTGCTGGATCGCGGCGAGGCGGGCGACAATATCGGCGCGCTGCTGCGTGGTGTGGACCGTGAAGGTGTTGAGCGCGGGCAAGTTCTCTGCAAGCCCGGCTCGGTTGACCCGCACACGAAGTTCGAGGCGGAGGCGTATATCCTGACGAAGGAAGAGGGTGGCCGTCACACGCCGTTCTTCGCCAACTACCGCCCGCAATTCTACTTCCGCACGACGGATGTGACCGGCACGGTGAACCTGCCTGCGGGCACGGAAATGGTGATGCCCGGCGACAACCTGAAGTTCGAGGTCGAGCTGATCGCGCCGATCGCGATGGAAGACGGCCTGCGCTTCGCTATCCGCGAAGGCGGCCGGACGGTTGGTGCTGGTGTGGTGGCGAAGATCATCGAGTAA
- a CDS encoding DUF892 family protein, with amino-acid sequence MKPVEIIKMTISTLHDVYHDQLQDLYSACKQSLDVTNDLAKAAQNEDLTKALVAGAQGISDGMEKIAQLCNDHDINPDGEHCKGMEGLVKEARAHGLDEAIDDADARDAMIITQYQRMTHYAIAGYGCLRAFANRLDLDGDGAVLTECLDAAYEGDRSMTEIATGQVNRAAAA; translated from the coding sequence ATGAAACCTGTGGAGATTATCAAGATGACTATCAGCACCCTGCACGACGTGTATCACGACCAACTGCAAGACCTGTACAGCGCTTGCAAGCAGTCGCTCGACGTGACCAACGACTTGGCCAAAGCGGCCCAGAATGAGGATCTCACGAAAGCGCTCGTCGCGGGCGCACAGGGCATTTCCGACGGGATGGAGAAGATTGCACAGCTGTGCAATGACCACGACATCAACCCCGACGGTGAGCATTGCAAAGGTATGGAGGGGCTGGTCAAGGAGGCCCGCGCCCACGGTCTGGACGAGGCCATCGACGATGCCGATGCACGCGACGCGATGATCATCACGCAGTATCAGCGCATGACACATTATGCGATTGCGGGCTACGGCTGCCTGCGCGCTTTCGCCAACCGTCTCGATCTTGACGGCGACGGCGCAGTGCTGACCGAATGCCTGGACGCCGCCTACGAAGGTGACCGCAGCATGACCGAGATCGCGACAGGGCAAGTCAACCGCGCCGCCGCTGCTTAA
- a CDS encoding thermonuclease family protein, giving the protein MVKNCFIIGGRHVRNLVIVLLMGWAPIAAAEDHADNPYERYTAEVIRIIDGDTLEVRVELWPGLTASYSVRVRGIDAPERRGADCEEERAWGEEARQRAERLYDPESLVRLQNVEYDVYSGRVVADVLRWRSDRWLSFADEMIERGMAVEWYPDQDNILWCDLAQATI; this is encoded by the coding sequence ATGGTCAAAAACTGTTTCATTATCGGGGGCCGCCACGTGCGAAATTTAGTCATAGTTCTATTGATGGGTTGGGCTCCAATCGCGGCCGCTGAAGATCATGCGGACAATCCTTACGAGCGTTACACGGCTGAAGTCATCAGAATTATCGATGGCGATACTTTGGAAGTCCGCGTGGAGCTCTGGCCTGGGCTAACGGCTAGCTACTCGGTTCGTGTCCGCGGCATTGATGCGCCTGAGAGAAGGGGAGCAGACTGCGAAGAGGAGCGGGCATGGGGAGAAGAAGCCCGTCAAAGAGCCGAGCGATTGTATGATCCGGAATCTCTCGTCCGTCTCCAGAACGTTGAGTACGATGTTTACTCGGGTCGAGTGGTGGCGGACGTCTTGCGATGGCGATCAGACCGCTGGCTGAGTTTTGCGGATGAGATGATCGAGCGCGGAATGGCCGTCGAATGGTATCCAGACCAAGACAACATCTTGTGGTGTGACTTGGCGCAGGCGACCATTTAG
- the rpsJ gene encoding 30S ribosomal protein S10, which yields MAVSQNIRIRLKAFDYRVLDASTQEIVNTAKRTGAQVRGPIPLPNKIEKFTVLRGPHVDKKSRDQWEIRTHKRLLDIVDPTPQTVDALMKLDLAAGVDVEIKV from the coding sequence ATGGCAGTCAGCCAGAACATCCGCATTCGCCTGAAGGCGTTTGACTACCGGGTTCTCGATGCGTCCACGCAGGAAATCGTGAACACCGCAAAGCGCACAGGCGCACAGGTTCGCGGGCCCATCCCGCTTCCAAACAAGATCGAAAAGTTCACGGTTCTCCGTGGCCCGCACGTGGACAAGAAGTCCCGCGATCAGTGGGAAATCCGCACGCATAAGCGTTTGCTCGATATTGTCGATCCGACCCCCCAGACCGTGGACGCGCTGATGAAGCTCGACCTCGCCGCTGGCGTGGATGTCGAGATCAAGGTTTAA
- the rplC gene encoding 50S ribosomal protein L3 translates to MLRSGVIAKKVGMTRLFMEDGKQIPVTVLQLDKLQVVAKKTSDSDGYSAVQLGAGTAKAKRTSAPMRGVFAKASVEPKRKLVEFRVDADNLIEVGEEIIADHYFEGQFVDVTGTSIGKGFQGAMKRHNFGGLRASHGVSISHRSHGSTGQCQDPGRVFKGKKMAGHMGAARVTTQNLQIVRTDTDRGLIMIKGAVPGSKGGWVTVKDAVKKPFPENAILPAALASAAAEAAKQAEEAAAAAAAEAEAEAARLAEEQAAAEAESLAQAEAEIAAEGSDAAPEGDADKKDGE, encoded by the coding sequence ATGTTGCGCTCTGGTGTAATCGCGAAGAAGGTCGGGATGACCCGCCTCTTCATGGAAGACGGAAAGCAGATCCCTGTGACCGTTCTTCAATTGGATAAACTGCAGGTTGTTGCCAAGAAAACGTCCGATTCCGACGGCTATTCCGCCGTTCAGTTGGGGGCTGGTACGGCAAAGGCCAAGCGGACGTCGGCGCCCATGCGTGGCGTGTTCGCAAAGGCCAGTGTGGAGCCCAAGCGCAAGCTGGTGGAATTCCGCGTGGATGCCGATAACCTCATCGAGGTTGGCGAGGAAATCATCGCCGACCACTACTTTGAGGGTCAGTTCGTGGACGTCACGGGCACCTCGATCGGTAAGGGCTTCCAGGGTGCCATGAAGCGGCACAACTTTGGCGGTCTGCGCGCATCGCACGGTGTGTCGATCTCGCACCGCTCCCACGGCTCTACCGGTCAGTGTCAGGACCCTGGCCGCGTCTTCAAAGGTAAGAAGATGGCAGGTCACATGGGTGCGGCCCGTGTTACCACGCAGAACCTTCAGATTGTGCGCACGGATACCGATCGCGGTCTGATCATGATCAAGGGCGCGGTTCCCGGATCGAAGGGCGGTTGGGTGACGGTCAAGGATGCGGTGAAGAAGCCGTTCCCCGAGAACGCCATTCTGCCCGCAGCCCTGGCCTCTGCCGCTGCTGAAGCCGCCAAGCAGGCGGAAGAAGCAGCCGCCGCCGCCGCAGCCGAGGCCGAAGCAGAAGCAGCCCGTCTGGCAGAAGAGCAGGCAGCCGCCGAGGCGGAATCCCTGGCCCAGGCCGAAGCTGAAATCGCAGCAGAGGGCAGCGACGCCGCCCCTGAAGGCGATGCAGACAAGAAGGACGGTGAATAA
- the rplD gene encoding 50S ribosomal protein L4: MKVDVIKLDGKKAGSVDLDEALFGLEPRADILHRVVRWQRNNAQAGTHKVKTRREVSYSTKKIYRQKGTGGARHGARSAPIFRGGGVYKGPTPRSHGHELTKKFRKLGLRHALSAKAAEGRLVVIESIAMDEAKTSALAKQVKEMGWKRALIIDGSDVDANFAQAARNIEGLDVLPTMGANVYDILKRDTLVITKAGVEALEARLK, encoded by the coding sequence ATGAAAGTCGACGTTATCAAGCTGGACGGTAAGAAAGCCGGTTCGGTCGACCTGGACGAGGCCCTGTTCGGGCTGGAGCCACGCGCCGATATCCTGCACCGTGTCGTTCGCTGGCAGCGCAACAATGCGCAGGCCGGCACCCACAAGGTGAAAACGCGCCGCGAGGTCAGCTACTCCACCAAGAAGATCTATCGCCAGAAGGGCACCGGCGGCGCACGCCACGGCGCGCGGTCGGCTCCGATCTTCCGCGGGGGTGGTGTCTACAAGGGCCCAACACCGCGCAGCCACGGTCATGAGCTGACGAAGAAGTTCCGCAAGCTGGGTCTGCGCCACGCGCTGTCCGCCAAGGCCGCAGAAGGCCGTCTTGTGGTGATCGAATCCATCGCGATGGACGAGGCGAAAACCTCTGCCCTGGCCAAACAGGTCAAGGAAATGGGGTGGAAGCGGGCGCTGATCATCGACGGATCCGACGTGGACGCAAACTTCGCCCAGGCCGCCCGCAACATCGAAGGTCTCGATGTGCTGCCGACCATGGGCGCCAACGTCTATGACATCCTCAAGCGTGACACCCTGGTGATCACGAAGGCGGGTGTCGAAGCACTGGAGGCTCGGTTGAAATGA
- a CDS encoding 50S ribosomal protein L23, protein MSADAKHYDVIRKPLITEKTTMASENGAVVFEVAIDSNKPQIKEAVEAVFGVKVKAVNTTITKGKVKRFRGQLGTRKDVKKAYVTLEEGNTIDVSTGL, encoded by the coding sequence ATGAGCGCAGACGCAAAACACTACGACGTGATCCGCAAGCCGTTGATCACCGAGAAAACCACGATGGCGTCCGAGAACGGCGCGGTGGTTTTTGAGGTGGCCATCGACAGCAACAAGCCGCAGATCAAGGAGGCCGTCGAGGCCGTCTTTGGTGTGAAAGTGAAGGCCGTGAACACGACCATCACCAAAGGCAAGGTCAAGCGTTTCCGGGGCCAGTTGGGCACCCGCAAAGACGTGAAGAAGGCCTACGTGACGCTGGAAGAAGGCAACACGATTGACGTGAGCACCGGGCTGTAG
- a CDS encoding DUF488 domain-containing protein, producing MPTIEQNRAPPFLAGLFCAIDLERRFLSNGKQKDFIMLDANTAQNPALLTVGYEGTDLRRFLACLEQSGVKTLVDVRERAQSRKKGFSKTALAEALAGIGIRYVHLRDLGDPKPGRDAARAGDYETFRKVFTSHMDTDAAKSALSELDTLAKEDRTCILCFERCHTECHRAIVATYLKELSPYDVVHVEV from the coding sequence TTGCCCACGATTGAACAAAATCGAGCCCCGCCGTTTCTGGCGGGGCTTTTTTGTGCGATTGATTTGGAACGTCGGTTTCTTAGCAATGGCAAGCAGAAGGATTTCATTATGCTTGACGCCAACACAGCACAAAACCCAGCGCTACTCACAGTCGGGTACGAGGGTACTGATCTGAGACGATTTCTTGCGTGCCTTGAACAATCTGGCGTTAAGACGCTTGTCGACGTGCGAGAGCGGGCACAATCAAGAAAAAAGGGTTTCTCAAAGACGGCTTTGGCCGAAGCTCTTGCCGGGATCGGCATTCGATATGTTCATCTCCGCGATCTTGGAGACCCCAAGCCCGGTCGCGATGCCGCAAGAGCAGGCGACTATGAGACCTTTCGTAAGGTCTTCACCTCTCACATGGATACGGATGCAGCCAAATCTGCGCTTTCGGAACTCGATACTCTGGCAAAGGAGGATCGAACCTGTATCCTTTGCTTCGAGCGGTGCCACACCGAATGCCACCGGGCAATTGTGGCGACATACCTAAAAGAACTATCGCCCTATGATGTGGTTCACGTTGAAGTTTGA
- the rplB gene encoding 50S ribosomal protein L2, with protein sequence MALKSYKPTTPGQRGLVLIDRSELWKGRPVKSLTEGLTKKGGRNNTGRITARRRGGGAKRLYRIVDFKRTKFDVSATVERIEYDPNRTAFIALVRYEDGEQNYILAPQRLGVGDKVVASKKADIKPGNAMPFSGLPIGTIVHNIELKPGKGGQIARAAGTYAQFVGRDGGYAQIRLSSGELRLVRQECMATVGAVSNPDNSNQNLGKAGRVRHMGKRPSVRGVAMNPIDHPHGGGEGRTSGGRTPVTPWGKDTKGRRTRDKNKASQKLIIRSRHAKKKGR encoded by the coding sequence ATGGCACTCAAGTCGTATAAGCCGACGACGCCGGGCCAGCGTGGGCTGGTACTGATCGACCGTTCGGAGCTTTGGAAAGGACGTCCTGTCAAATCCCTGACTGAGGGTTTGACCAAGAAGGGCGGTCGGAACAATACCGGACGGATCACGGCGCGTCGTCGCGGGGGTGGGGCAAAGCGCCTTTACCGCATCGTGGACTTCAAGCGGACCAAATTCGACGTCTCGGCCACGGTCGAGCGGATCGAATATGACCCGAACCGGACCGCCTTCATCGCGCTGGTGCGCTATGAGGATGGCGAACAGAATTACATCCTTGCCCCGCAGCGCCTTGGCGTTGGCGACAAGGTCGTGGCCTCCAAGAAAGCCGATATCAAGCCGGGCAACGCGATGCCGTTCAGCGGCCTGCCGATCGGGACAATTGTCCACAACATCGAGTTGAAGCCCGGCAAGGGTGGGCAGATTGCCCGCGCCGCTGGCACCTACGCTCAGTTTGTGGGTCGGGACGGCGGTTATGCTCAGATCCGTCTGAGCTCGGGCGAGCTTCGCCTGGTGCGTCAGGAATGCATGGCCACAGTTGGTGCCGTGTCCAACCCCGACAATTCGAACCAGAACCTTGGTAAAGCGGGCCGTGTCCGCCACATGGGCAAGCGTCCGTCGGTGCGTGGTGTTGCCATGAACCCGATCGATCACCCCCATGGTGGTGGTGAGGGCCGGACATCCGGTGGCCGCACACCCGTTACCCCATGGGGTAAGGACACCAAGGGCCGTCGCACCCGCGACAAGAACAAGGCAAGCCAGAAGCTGATCATCCGCAGCAGGCACGCCAAGAAGAAAGGCCGTTAA
- the rpsS gene encoding 30S ribosomal protein S19, with protein MSRSVWKGPFVDSYVLKKAEKSKESGRNEVIKIWSRRSTILPQFVGLTFGVYNGRKHIPVNVTEDMIGQKFGEYSPTRTYYGHAADKKAKRK; from the coding sequence ATGAGCCGCTCAGTCTGGAAAGGTCCTTTTGTCGACAGCTATGTCCTCAAGAAGGCCGAAAAATCCAAAGAGTCCGGTCGCAACGAGGTCATCAAGATCTGGTCGCGCCGCTCCACCATCCTGCCCCAGTTCGTCGGTCTGACGTTCGGTGTCTACAATGGCCGTAAGCATATTCCGGTCAACGTCACCGAGGACATGATCGGTCAGAAGTTCGGGGAATACTCGCCCACGCGGACCTACTACGGTCACGCCGCCGACAAGAAGGCGAAGCGCAAATGA
- the rplV gene encoding 50S ribosomal protein L22, giving the protein MSKDKNPRRVADNEAMAKLRMLKTSPQKLNLVAGLIRGQKVEKALTDLTFSKKRIAVDVKKCLQSAIANAENNHGLDVDELIVAEAWVGKNLVMKRGRPRARGRFGKILKPFSELTITVRQVEETS; this is encoded by the coding sequence ATGAGCAAGGATAAGAACCCCCGCCGCGTGGCGGACAATGAGGCGATGGCCAAGCTGCGTATGCTGAAAACCAGCCCGCAGAAGCTGAACCTTGTTGCCGGTCTGATCCGTGGCCAGAAGGTTGAAAAGGCCCTGACGGACCTGACCTTCTCCAAGAAGCGGATCGCTGTAGACGTGAAGAAATGCCTTCAGTCCGCCATCGCCAACGCCGAGAACAACCACGGTCTGGACGTCGACGAGCTGATCGTTGCCGAGGCCTGGGTTGGCAAGAACCTGGTCATGAAACGCGGTCGCCCGCGGGCCCGTGGACGGTTCGGTAAAATTCTCAAGCCGTTCTCAGAATTGACGATCACGGTTCGCCAGGTCGAGGAGACTTCGTAA
- the rpsC gene encoding 30S ribosomal protein S3 has translation MGHKVNPIGMRLQVNRTWDSRWYADTKDYGDLLLEDIKIRDYIKKGWWEHVAKRDKRPAGDAGISKIIIERPHKKCRVTIHSARPGVIIGKKGADIEGLRKKLAEITDSELHLNIVEIRKPELDARLVAESIAQQLERRVSFRRAMKRAVQNAMRMGSLGIRVNVAGRLGGAEIARTEWYREGRVPLHTLRADIDYAHAEAETAYGIIGIKTWIFKGEIMEHDPSAHDRRQQELQESGGASRPRRDR, from the coding sequence ATGGGACATAAAGTCAACCCCATCGGGATGCGTCTTCAGGTGAACCGCACCTGGGACAGCCGCTGGTACGCAGACACCAAGGATTACGGTGACCTGCTGCTGGAAGACATCAAGATCCGCGACTACATCAAAAAAGGCTGGTGGGAGCATGTTGCAAAGCGCGACAAGCGTCCGGCTGGCGATGCGGGGATCTCCAAGATCATCATCGAGCGTCCGCACAAGAAGTGCCGTGTGACGATCCATTCGGCGCGTCCGGGTGTCATCATCGGCAAGAAGGGTGCAGATATCGAAGGCCTGCGCAAGAAACTGGCCGAGATCACGGACAGCGAATTGCACCTCAACATCGTTGAGATCCGCAAGCCAGAGCTGGATGCGCGTCTGGTTGCTGAGAGCATCGCGCAACAGCTGGAGCGTCGTGTGTCCTTCCGCCGTGCCATGAAGCGGGCGGTTCAAAACGCCATGCGGATGGGGTCGCTGGGTATCCGGGTGAACGTCGCGGGCCGCCTTGGTGGCGCCGAGATCGCACGGACCGAATGGTATCGTGAGGGGCGCGTGCCGCTTCACACGCTGCGGGCCGACATCGACTACGCACATGCCGAGGCGGAAACAGCCTATGGCATCATCGGTATCAAGACCTGGATCTTCAAAGGTGAAATCATGGAGCACGATCCGTCGGCCCATGATCGTCGCCAGCAGGAGCTTCAGGAAAGCGGTGGGGCCTCGCGCCCGCGCCGTGATCGCTGA
- the rplP gene encoding 50S ribosomal protein L16 has product MLQPKRTKFRKMQKGRIRGEAKGGSDLTFGTYGLKALQPERVTARQIEAARRAMTRHMKRQGRVWIRIFPDTPVTSKPVEVRMGKGKGSVDFWACKVKPGRVMFEIDGVSEPIAREALRLAAMKLPVKTRTVVREDW; this is encoded by the coding sequence ATGTTGCAACCAAAACGGACCAAGTTCCGCAAGATGCAGAAGGGCCGTATTCGCGGCGAAGCCAAAGGCGGATCGGACCTCACGTTCGGCACCTACGGCTTGAAAGCTCTGCAGCCCGAGCGGGTCACCGCCCGCCAGATCGAAGCCGCACGCCGTGCCATGACGCGTCACATGAAGCGTCAGGGTCGTGTGTGGATCCGGATTTTCCCGGACACGCCCGTCACCTCCAAGCCCGTCGAAGTGCGTATGGGTAAGGGTAAAGGCTCCGTCGATTTCTGGGCCTGCAAGGTCAAGCCCGGTCGCGTGATGTTCGAGATTGATGGCGTGTCCGAGCCTATCGCCCGCGAGGCCCTGCGCCTTGCTGCGATGAAGCTTCCGGTCAAGACCCGCACCGTGGTACGCGAAGACTGGTAA
- a CDS encoding DUF998 domain-containing protein — MDDMTGHDLDAERPYFLIVLGAFGIIGCIIGILGVIVAQAMVPGHDWIADTISDLGAGENEIIMDVALYAFAAGIFAVALCAAHTHLGGVGWSGGVVILALLAAAVVVIGARNEYGDGDNEGVVVHIYVVYALGVGFFAAPLLLANGFGRDPMMSRRWLIGLAILWAAASPVFFFLPTSVDGLYERGLGLIACAIISLLGWMFVVRGRRAL, encoded by the coding sequence ATGGACGATATGACCGGACACGACCTTGATGCAGAGCGGCCCTATTTTTTGATTGTTCTGGGCGCGTTTGGCATTATCGGCTGCATCATCGGCATTCTTGGCGTGATCGTCGCGCAGGCCATGGTACCGGGGCACGACTGGATTGCCGATACAATCAGCGATCTTGGTGCCGGCGAGAATGAGATCATCATGGACGTGGCGCTATACGCCTTCGCGGCGGGCATCTTTGCCGTGGCGCTGTGTGCGGCGCATACCCATCTGGGGGGCGTTGGCTGGTCCGGTGGTGTGGTGATCCTCGCCCTGCTCGCCGCGGCTGTGGTCGTGATCGGCGCGCGGAACGAGTATGGCGACGGCGATAATGAGGGCGTCGTTGTGCATATATATGTGGTCTACGCCTTGGGCGTCGGCTTCTTCGCCGCACCATTGCTGCTGGCAAACGGGTTCGGACGTGACCCGATGATGTCGCGACGCTGGTTGATCGGACTAGCCATCCTGTGGGCCGCGGCGTCCCCCGTCTTCTTCTTCCTCCCCACAAGCGTGGATGGATTATACGAACGGGGTCTGGGGTTGATCGCATGTGCGATCATTTCCCTGCTGGGGTGGATGTTCGTGGTGCGGGGGCGCCGGGCCCTTTGA